The Acidimicrobiales bacterium genome includes a window with the following:
- a CDS encoding MBL fold metallo-hydrolase, whose amino-acid sequence MGPTPAPSPPDTLIWSATGIEVHKVVVGPMDNNVYVARCTETGDAVLLDAANEHDRLLELCRALGVRRVLETHGHWDHIQAVPQLRDAGYDVAVTAADAGMLPSYDSTIDDEDVIEVGRLRLHALHTPGHTPGSVCFTVEGTPLLFSGDTLFPGGAGNTTFEGGDFPTILRSLEDRLFTLPADTLVLPGHGDTTTIGTERPHLQEWADRGW is encoded by the coding sequence ATGGGACCCACGCCCGCACCGTCGCCCCCCGACACCCTCATCTGGTCGGCCACCGGCATCGAGGTCCACAAGGTGGTGGTCGGCCCCATGGACAACAACGTGTACGTGGCCCGCTGCACCGAGACCGGCGACGCCGTCCTCCTCGACGCGGCCAACGAGCACGACCGGCTGCTGGAGCTGTGCCGGGCCCTGGGCGTGCGCCGGGTGCTGGAGACCCACGGCCACTGGGACCACATCCAGGCCGTGCCCCAGCTCCGCGACGCCGGCTACGACGTGGCCGTCACCGCGGCCGACGCCGGGATGCTGCCCAGCTACGACTCGACCATCGACGACGAGGACGTGATCGAGGTCGGCCGCCTGCGCCTCCACGCCCTCCACACCCCGGGCCACACCCCCGGCTCGGTGTGCTTCACCGTCGAGGGCACGCCCCTGCTCTTCAGCGGTGACACCCTGTTCCCCGGCGGCGCCGGCAACACCACCTTCGAGGGCGGCGACTTCCCGACCATCCTCCGCTCCCTCGAGGACCGGCTGTTCACCCTCCCGGCCGACACCCTGGTCCTGCCCGGCCACGGCGACACCACCACCATCGGCACCGAGCGCCCCCACCTCCAGGAGTGGGCCGACCGGGGCTGGTGA
- the ung gene encoding uracil-DNA glycosylase: MTATTDWNPVLKAELAKPYFAQLRTFVDQERRRHPVFPPAEDVFAALHLTPYSEVKVLILGQDPYHGPGQAHGLCFSVQPGVAIPPSLANIYAELESDLGIPAPDHGNLEAWARQGVLLLNATLTVRARQAASHQGKGWETFTDEVIRAVAAKEERVVFVLWGSSARRKKALVDASRHVVIESPHPSPLSAHRGFLGSRPFSRANRALEEAGRGPVDWRIPPRAERPG; the protein is encoded by the coding sequence ATGACCGCCACGACCGACTGGAACCCGGTGCTCAAGGCCGAGCTGGCCAAGCCGTACTTCGCCCAGCTGCGGACCTTCGTGGACCAGGAGCGCCGCCGGCACCCGGTGTTCCCGCCGGCCGAGGACGTGTTCGCCGCCCTCCACCTCACGCCCTACTCGGAGGTGAAGGTGCTGATCCTGGGCCAGGACCCGTACCACGGGCCGGGCCAGGCCCACGGCCTGTGCTTCTCGGTGCAGCCCGGGGTCGCCATCCCGCCCTCGCTGGCCAACATCTACGCCGAGCTGGAGTCCGACCTGGGCATCCCCGCCCCCGACCACGGCAACCTCGAGGCCTGGGCCCGCCAGGGGGTGCTGCTCCTCAACGCCACGCTCACGGTGCGGGCCCGCCAGGCCGCGTCGCACCAGGGCAAGGGCTGGGAGACCTTCACCGACGAGGTCATCAGGGCGGTGGCGGCCAAGGAGGAACGGGTGGTGTTCGTCCTGTGGGGCTCGTCGGCCCGCCGGAAGAAGGCGCTGGTCGACGCGTCCCGCCACGTGGTCATCGAGTCGCCCCACCCCTCGCCGCTCTCGGCTCACCGAGGCTTCCTCGGCAGCCGCCCCTTCAGCCGGGCCAACCGGGCCCTGGAGGAGGCGGGCCGGGGACCGGTCGACTGGCGCATCCCGCCCCGGGCCGAGCGGCCCGGCTGA
- a CDS encoding type II toxin-antitoxin system VapC family toxin — protein sequence MTLALDTTALLGRFLTGPHREVVVGAMADDPSWCASALALAEALPLVDRVTESPVDRDRLRRALRDDWERIHVVPVDAACLDRAAELARSQPLRTVDALHLAAADRLPPPVRFVTFDARQIPVALALGFEVVST from the coding sequence GTGACCCTGGCCCTCGACACCACCGCCCTGCTGGGCCGCTTCCTCACCGGGCCCCACCGCGAGGTGGTGGTGGGGGCCATGGCCGACGACCCGTCGTGGTGCGCCTCGGCCCTGGCCCTGGCCGAGGCCCTGCCCCTGGTCGACCGGGTCACCGAGAGCCCGGTCGACCGCGACCGGCTGCGCCGGGCCCTGCGCGACGACTGGGAGCGCATCCACGTGGTGCCGGTGGACGCCGCCTGCCTCGACCGGGCGGCCGAGCTGGCCCGGTCCCAGCCCCTGCGCACCGTCGACGCCCTCCACCTGGCCGCCGCCGACCGCCTGCCCCCGCCGGTCCGCTTCGTCACCTTCGACGCCCGCCAGATCCCGGTGGCGCTGGCCCTGGGCTTCGAGGTGGTCAGCACCTGA